The Halomonas sp. THAF5a genome segment CCCGGGGAGAGGCGAACGTCGCCCAGACGCGTGCCGTCGAGCAGCCCGCTGAGGTCCAGTTCGGTCCAGCGCTGGCCACGTACCACCCGGATGCGCGTCAGGTCGGCATCGGGCCGCGCGCCCCCGGCGGCGCGAATGGCGGCCGCGACGCTGCGTTCGCTGTTGGCATCGCCGCTGGCCGGTCCCTCGCGCTGGCCCACCAGCGTCTCCCTCGCGCGCTCGCCGATGCGCACCGTGCCGGCCTGGAAGACGGCGCCGCTGACCGGCACCGAGAGGCCGGCGCTTTCCATCAGCGATACGTCGACGACCCTCGGCAAGGGGCGAACCAGGCCGGCCTCCACCAGCCGCTCTGCCAGCGTCGTCTCGACCTGGCGAAGGGTCTTGCCCCGGGTGTCCAGCGGCGCGAGGCCGGGCAGCTCGAGGCGATCGTAATCATCGATCACGTAGGCGCGGGAGAGGCGGCCGTCATCGCCGACCACCTGAATGCGCAGCCTGTCCCCCGGGCCCAGCGTGTCCCCCTCCCGGCGAAGGTCCATGGCCGGGACGTAGTCGAGCGCCGGGTCCACCTGCGCGGGTCGCCCGGGCACGCACTGCTCTCGAGTCGTCTCGAGCTCCGCCTGCTGGGGCATCCACCGCGCCTCCGCCCGGTTGTCGGGGGTCGGCGCCGAGGCGCAGCCGGTGAGGACCAGGCCGAGGATGATCGTGCCGAGGATCGCCCGAGCCCGGCAGACGCTATCGTCCATGCGCTTTCTCCCTCCATTAGAAGACTACTGTAGTAGATTGAATACAAGATTCGGGCCAAGAGGGAAGAAGTATCTCCTTCTGCGAAGTGATCGCTCCGCGTGGCGTCCCGGAGCGTGGCGGCAGACGGGGGGTGAGACCGGGAAGGCGACGGGGCGCCTGACCCGGGGCGGGCGATGGCGCCGGTTCATCGCATTCTGCAACGCCAATCGTTGCAGAATGCCTCTTTTTCGTTGCACTTTGCGAGTGTCGGAGGAAGGCATCCCGGCGTACCGGGGCTCGCGACCTGGCATCTTTCTTGCTTGACCAGTGACATGCATCACGTCACCGGAAACATGCGGGCGTCGTCGTGTGCCGCGGGCGGCACGACAGGCGGTCCGCCAGTGCCCGGTCGATACACCTGTTGAGGGAGCGACTGCCATGAAAGGGATGATCTTTGTCGAGCTGATGAACTTTATGGACGAGAGCTTCGGGGCGGACTTCACCGAGCGCGTCATCGAACAGGCCGACTTGCCCAATGAAGCCGCCTTTACCACGGTGGGCAACTACCCGAGCGAACATGCGGGGGCCCTGGTGGAGGCGGCCTCCCTCCTCGCCGATGCCGACGCCGCCGGGCTCTGTGAGGCCTTCGGGCGCTACCTGTTCCAGCGTTTCGAGGTGCGCTTCCCCCACCTGCTGCATCGTTACGCCTCGGCTCGCGAGTTGCTCGATCACGTTCAGAGTCATATCCACGAGGAGGTCAAGGTCATCTATCCAGGCGCCACGCCGCCGTCGGTGACGACCCACGAGTGCGAGGGGGGATTCATCGTCGCTTACCGCTCCCATCGCGCCTTCGCGCACATCGCCTTCGGTCTGGTTCAGCAGTGCATCGTTTTCTATAGTGAGCACAGTCGCGTGGAGTGGTGTCCCGACAGCGTGTCGGATCAGGCGCGCTTCATCATTCGTCCAGGGACAGACAGCGATGCGATATGAGTGAAAGTACCTATGTGCTGATCATCGAGGACACCGTGTCGCTGGCGCTGACGTTCGCGGGTCAGCTCGAGGCCGCGGGCTGTACCGTGGAAATGGCCGACTCCGGGGCCGAGGCACGCCAGCAGCTGACGCGATCCCCACGGCCCTTCGACGTCATCCTGCTGGACCTCAACCTGCCCGATGGCGACGGCCTGGAGCTGCTGGAATCGACGCCGCAGATGGCGCGAGACACCAGCGTCGTGGTGATTACCGCCGATGGCTCCATCAGTCGCGCGATCCAGGCCATGCGCTCCGGCGCCTATGACTTCCTGGTCAAGCCGGTGGCGCCGGAGCGCCTGACCACCACGGTGGTTCGTGCCGGTCAGCATCGGATGCTCGAGCGCGAAGTGCAGGTGGCGCGCCGGATCAAGAAGCGCGATCGCTTCCAGGGGTTCGTCGGCGGCTCCGATGCCATGCAGGTGGTGTATCGCGCCATCGAGAACGTCGCGAACTCCCGGGCCACCGTGTTCGTGACCGGGGAAAGCGGGACCGGCAAGGAGGTGACGGCGGAGGCGATCCATGCCATCAGCCAGCGCAGCAAGGGCCGTTTCGTGGCCATCAACTGTGGCGCCATTCCCGAAAACCTGCTCGAGTCGGAGCTCTTCGGCCACGTCAAGGGCGCCTTCACCGGCGCGCTGGACAACCGCGTCGGGGCCGCCAAGGAGGCCGACGGCGGCACCCTGTTTCTCGACGAAATCTGCGAAATGGAGCTCAAGCTCCAGGTCAAGCTGCTGCGCTTCCTGCAGACGGGCATGATCCAGCGCGTGGGGAGCTGCCGTCCCGAGGCGGTCAACGTGCGTGTCGTCTGCGCGACCAACCGCGATCCCGCCGCCGAGGTGCAGGCCGGCCGCTTCCGGGAAGACCTGTTCTACCGCCTCTCCGTGCTGCCCATCGAGCTGCCGCCCCTGCGTGAGCGCGGCGATGACGTGGTGCTGCTGGCACAGGCCTTCCTCGATCGTTTCGCCGCCGAGGAGGGCAAGGCGTTCGATCCCCTGGATGCCGCCGCCGTCGATCAGCTCCGGCGCTATGCGTGGCCCGGCAACGTGCGGGAATTGCAGAACACGATGCGCCGCGCGGTGGTCATGAATCCCGGGCCGGCGCTCTCGCTGGCGCCGCTGCTGCCCCGGGAGGCGAGCCCGGTGCCCCAGGCGACGCCCGCGAGCCCGGGAGGCCTCGGCGCCGTGCCCTCGGCCGCGCCTCCCCTCGACGGGCCATCCGTGGACCCGGAGGCCGCCTTCGATGGCATGACGCTTGCCCAGATCGAGCGGCGGGTGATCGAGCGGGCCATCTCGTTGAATCACGGCAGCGTCCCGGGCGCCGCCCGCGCGCTGGCCGTCAGCCCCTCGACGCTCTATCGGAAGCTCGAGCGCTGGTCGAGCGAGGCCACCGTCGATGGCTGAGTCGCGAGGGCCGAGGAGCTTCACCGCTGACCAGGGAGAGCGACATGATCACTGAGCCCGGTGGCAAGGCCAGGGTACTGGTGGTGGGCGGAGCCGGCTACATCGGCTCCCACATGGTCAAGCGGCTGACGCGTTCGGGCTACGCCGTCACGGTGCTCGACAATCTCTCTCGAGGCCATCGCGATGCCGTGAGGGGCGCCGAGCTGATCGTCGGAGACCTGGGGGACCGTGCGCTCCTCGACCAACTGCTCTCGTCGACCGCCTTCGATGCGGTGATGCATTTCGCCGCCCTGATCGAGGTGGGCGAGTCGGTGCGCGACCCCTCGGCCTTCTATCACAACAACGTGGTGCAGACCCTGGCGTTGATGGATGCCATGGTAAGACACGGGATCCCGCGTTTCGTCTTCTCGTCGACCGCCGCGGTCTACGGCATGCCCGGCGAGGGGGACCTGGACGAGACCCTGCCCTGCGATCCCATCAATCCCTATGGCAATACCAAGTACCTGGTCGAGCGGGCGCTGGAGGACTATCGGCGTGCCTACGGGATGCAGGCCGTCTGCCTGCGCTACTTCAATGCCGCCGGCGCCGACCCCGACGGGGTGCTCGGAGAGCGGCACGAGCCCGAGAGCCACCTGATTCCGCTGGTGCTGCAGGCGGCGTCGGGGCGCCGCGAGCGGATCGATGTGTTCGGTGACGACTACCCGACGGCCGACGGCACCTGCGTGCGGGACTTCGTCCACGTCGAGGACCTGTGTCGCGCCCATGAGCTGGCCCTGGAGCGCCTGCTGGCGGGGGGCGAGAGTGAGACCTTCAACCTCGGCTGCGGTGTCGGCTACAGCGTGCTCGAGCTGATCCGGACCGCCAGGGAGGTCACCGGTTGCGAGATCGAGGTCGCGATCTGCCCCAGGCGGCCGGGCGATCCCGATCGCCTGGTGGCCAGCATCGCCAAGGCCGAGCGGGCTCTCGGCTGGACGCCGACCCATGACTTGCGCGATATCGTGACCCATGCGTGGCGGTTCGAGAACCGCCATTTTCTGGGACGCTAGCCGCATCCCTCGCGTCGGCCACGCTTCCTCATGGCGGGCATCCAGGCGTGGGGCCTTCCGTCTGCCTCACGTGCCTCTCCTCTCCTAGAGCACCCATCCGGGCAGCACCACCACGGCGCCGAAGGCCGCTACGCCGGCCGCGACCGGCCAGCCGAGAGTGCGCGTGCGCCACCACACGGCCAGCGTCGCGAGCACGCCGATCCCGGTCGCGAGCCAGGAGATGGCGTCCGGCGCCTTCGGCACCAGCGAGGTGCCGAGCACGGCGGCGATCATCAGCGGCCCCAGGATGCCGAGCCACTGGGGCAGGGCGTCGACGCCGTCATCCTGCTCGAGCCGCCTCAGGCGACGCCGCATCCACAGCATCGGCAGCAGGCGCAGCAGCAGGGTACCGACGGCCGAGGCGAGCACGGCGATCCACATGGCGCTACTCATGACGGCCTCCTGTGGCCGCGGGGCGGCACTTCACGGCCTGGAAGCACAGCGCCCCGCAGGCGGCGGCGAGAGGAATCGCCAGGTTGGTGAAGCCCGCCACGGTCAGCGCGAGGGCGCTCAGGATGGTCAGGACCAGGGCCAGGCTCCAGCGACGGGAGGTAAAGCGGGGCACCACCAGCACGAGGAAGAGGGCCGGCAGGGCGAAGGGCATGATCTCGCCGACCAGCGGCCAGCGCGCGATCAGCTCCTCGCCGGCCAGCGCGCCCAGGGCGGTGCCGGCGATCCAGCTCGCCCAGGCGAACAGGGAGGCGCCGGTGAACCAGCCGAGCCGCTGCGCGTCCGGCAGCTGCGGCAGGCGGGTGTGCGCCAGGGCGAAGACCTGGTCGGTGAGGGCATGCATCAGCCAGGGCCAGGCGCGGCTCGCCGTCAGCCAGGGCGCCAGGTTGGGGGCATAGACCACGTGGCGCACGTTGATCAGCAGCGTCATGACCACCACCAGCCACAGCGGCGAGCCGGCGGCGGCCATGCCGACGAACAGGAACTGCGAGGCGCCCGCGTAGACCAGGGCCGAGATCAGTACCGCCTCCTGGGCGCTGAAGCCGGCCTGGATGGCGACCAGCCCGAACGAGATGGCCACCGGCACGTAGCCGCCGAGCAGGGGGATCGCCTCGCGCACGCCGGTGAGCCAGGGGCGCGGGGACGAGGAGACGGCCTGGTGGCTCATCGCGGTACCTCCCCGTGGTAGACCACGCTGACCAGCAGGGTGGCCCCGTCGTCGCCGGCGCGGTAGCAGTGCGTCCGGTCGGCGGGGAAGGTCAGGGTGTCGCCGGCGGTGAGCCGACGGGTCTCGCCCTCGGGCCCGGCCTCGAGGTGGCCGCTGATCAGGGTCAAAGACTCCCGGGTGCCGGGGGTATGCGGCTCGGCGACGCGGGTGGTGAAGGGCGCGCAGCGCATCCAGTAGGCATCGACCTGGGGGGTGTCCTTGCCCTGATCGATCAGGCGCACCTCCACGCCATCCTCGCCGAGGGGGACGGCGATGGGCGCGACCAGGGTGCCGAAGGGCACCTTCAGCTGCACCGCCAGGCGCCAGATGGTGTCCAGGGTGGGGTTGCCGTTGCCCTGCTCGAGGCGCGACAGGTTCGACTTGGCGATGCCGGCGGCCGCGGCCAGCTGCGACAGCGACCAGCCCTGGGACTTGCGCAGGGACTGCAGGTGTTTCCCCAGCGTGCTGAGGGAGAGGGTATCCATGACAGGCGCTCTCGCTGTTCCATTGAGAGAACGTTCTATATAGAGAACGATTGCCTGTCAACTCGCTGTCGGGGCATCGGCCCCGGCAGACTGCGGCCTGGCATGACGGGGGGCAAGCCGTGCTTCCCCCGCCAACCGGCCGGCGGCGGCGTGCTACCGCGCCCCGGGCGCGGCTGGTAGGCTTGAGGCTTCCCGTCTGCTTCAAGTATCCGCCTGCCATGGAAATTCCCCATCAGCGCCTGATCTATTTCCAGCTGACCGTCGAGACGGGCTCGATCCGCGCCGCGGCGGCGCGGCTTGATATCGCGCCCTCGGCGGTGAGTCGCCAGATCGCGCTGCTGGAGTCGGCGGTGGAGGCCACCCTGCTGGAGCGGCGCCGCGACGGCGTCTGTCCCACCCCGGAAGGGGAGCTGCTGCTCGACTACTGCCATCGCCGCACCCGCCTGGATCGCCACTTCAGCGATGCCCTGGACGCCTACCAGCGCCTGGAGACGGGGCAGATCACCCTGCGCGTGGGGGAGGGCTTCGTCGGCGACCTGATCGGTCATCCGTTGCGCGAATTTACCGAGAGCCATCGCGGCATCCGCCTGAAGATCGACACCGGCAGCACCCGGGAGATCATCGAGGCGGTGGTCAACGATGAGGCGGACATCGGCCTGATGTACCACGAGCAGGTGCATCCACACCTGCGCTTCTGGCAGTCGACCCGCCAGCCGCTGGTGCTGCTGATGGCACCGCAGCATCCGCTGGCTCAGCAGGAGCAGGACCCGATCACTCTGGCGGCGCTGGCCGACCATCCCCTGGCGCTGTGGCACCCGGGGCACGGCGTGCGCGAGCTGGTCGACCTGGCGTTTCGCGAGGCCAGCCAACCGCTCGCGGTCGGCATCCAGACCGGCTCGCTGGAGGTGCTCAAGCACTCGGCGCGGGCCGGGCTCTGCGCGACGCTGCTGCCGCGCTTCGCCGCCGCCCGGGAGCTGGAGGAGGGCTCGCTGGTGGCCCGCGACGTGGTGGGCAAGCACTTCACCCAGGCTAACGCGCACATGGTGACCCGCGTCGGCCGGCGCATGCCTCGGGCGGGGCTGCAGCTGCTGCGCCATCTGCAGCACTGGATGCGCGCCTTCCGATGCGACGGCGCGTCCCCCGACACCTGAGCGCGACCGCGACCGCGACCGCGCCCGGGCCGCCGGGCGCTCAGGGCGTGAAGGAAGGATTAGCGCTAGATCTTGATGTCGTAGTCGACGTACTTGTGCATCAGATCGTCGTAGGTGCCGTCCTGCTTGATCTCGCGCAGCGCCTCGTTGAACTGCTCGGCGAGGGCCTCGTCGCGCGGGTGGAAGGCGACCGCGACGCCGTGTCCGAAATAGCGCTTGGGCTCGCGGATCAGCGGCGAGCTGGTAACGATGCCGCTGCCCTCGGCGTCGACGTCCAGCGCTGAGAGTGCCAGGGGGTAATACATGAAGGCGGCGTCGAGGCGGCCCGTCTTCACGTCAAGGGCCAGGTCCTCGCCGGTGGTGTAGCGGCGTACCTCGACGAGATCGCCGTAGGTGTCGGTGATGTAGTTGTCGCGGATGGTGCCGCGCTGCACGCCCACGGCCAGGCCCTCCAGGGCTTCGCGGTCCTCGATATCGACCTCGCGGCCCGCCTGGGTCACCCAGACGCTGGGGTTGCTGTAGTAGGGCTCGGAGAACAGCACCTTGTCGCGGCGCGCTTCGGTAATCGCCATCGACGACATGATGGCGTCGTACTTGCGGGCCATCAGGCCGGGGATGATGCCGTCCCAACTCTGCTCCACCCACTCGCACTCGCGCTCGATGCGCCGGCATACCTCCTCGCCCAGCTCCACCTCGAAGCCGGTCAGGGTGCCGTCGGGCAGGCGGTACTCGAAGGGCTCGAAGGGGATATCCACGGCGAGCTTGAGGGGATCCTCGGCCTGGGCGGGCAGGGCGATCAGCAGGGTGGCCAGGGTGGCCGCGAGGCCGGTGGCGGGTCGAAACATGGTCGCTTCCTTGTGGTTGTTATGAGAGTGGCGGTTGTTAGGGGCGTGGCGGTTGTTATATGAGGTGTTTCGAAAGTTACCACGCCTCCCGTGGCGGTACCACGGGAGGGCGATCGATGCCGACGCTTATCGGGCGCGCTCCGGGGCGGCCTGGCCGTCGCCGTAGCCCATGGCGGCGGTGGCCTGGGCGGCGGTCTCCACCCAGACGCTGCGCGGCAGGGTGTACTCGCGGAGGCCGTCGAGGCCGCTGGAGCGGCCGTAGCCGCTCTCGCCGAGCCCACCGAAGGGCGACATCACGTTGATGGTCTTGTAGCTGTTGACCCAGACGGTGCCGGCGCGCAGCTGGTGGGCGATGCGCAGGGCCCTGGCGGTGTCGCGGCTCCATACCGCGCCGGCCAGACCGAAGCGGGTCGCGTTGGCGAGCGCCACCGCCTCCTGCTCGTCGCGGAAGGTCATCACCACCAGCACCGGGCCGAACACCTCCTCGTTGGCGATGGTCATCTCCGGGGTGACGTCGGTGAGGATGGTGGGCGCCAGGAAGTAGCCGTCGGCGGTCTCCGCCGGCAGGCCGGCGGGCGCCTGGCCGCCGGTCAGCAGGGTGGCGCCCTGGGCGAGCGCCTCCTCGATCAGCGCGTGGACCCGCCGGTACTGGGCGGCGTTCTGCAGCGGCCCCATGCGGGTGGCATCGTCGGTGGGCAGCCCCACGGCGATCGCCTCGGCCGCGCGGGCCAGGCGCTCGGTGAAGGCGGGCAGCAGGCTCTCCTGGAGCAGCAGGCGCGAGCCCGCCACGCAGCTCTGTCCCGCCCCCGCGAAGATGGCGGCCTGGGCGCCGGCGACGGCGTCGTCCAGGGCGGCATCGTCGAACACGATGTTGGCGGACTTGCCGCCCAGCTCCAGCACGCTCGGCACCAGGCGCTGGGCGCCCGCCTCGGCGATGCGTCGCCCGGTCTCCGGCGAGCCGACGAACACCAGCTTGGCGATGTCCGGGTGGGCGGTCAGCGCCTGGCCGGTGGTGTGGCCCAGGCCGTTGACGATGCCGATCAGGCCCGCCGGCAGCCGGCCGCCGCGCTCGACCAGCATGGCGATCAGTACCGAGGTCAGCGGGGTCAGCTCCGAGGGCTTGAGTACCGCCGCGTTGCCGGCGGCGAGCGCCGGGGCGAGCTGCCAGCCGCAGGTGAACATCGGCGCGTTCCAGGGGGTGATCTGGCCGACCACACCGTAGGGGATGCGCTGCACGTAGTTGAGGTGGCTGGTGGGCACGTCGATCACCTCGCCGTGCTGCTTGTCGCACCAGCCGGCGTAGTACTCGAACATCTCGCGCACCTTGGCCACCTCGCCGCGACAGTCGCCCACCGGCTTGCCGGCGATCAGGCTCTCGAGCCGGGCGAGGGCCTCCTCGTGGCCCTCGAGGCCGCGCGCGGCGTCCTGCAGGCGGCGGCCGCGCTCGCTGGCGCTCAGTGCCATCCACTCGGCCTGGGCGGCGGTGGCCGCCTCGATCGCCTGCTCGACCAGGGCCTGGCCGGCGTCTTGGTAGCTCAGCAGCGGCGCGCCGGTGACGGGATCGATCAGGGGGATCGCCTCGCCGTCGCCCGGGACGAGGCGGCCGGCGATCCAGTTGGCGGCCGGGGCGGCGGGATCGATGCCGTAGGCGTCGAGCAGCGGGGCGATGGCGTCACGGGCGCGCTGGGTCAGGGTGTTGCTCATGATGAGGTCTCCTCGGAATATGCGGTGGTCGCGGACTGTTGGGCGTTGGCGGCGTAGCGCCGGGCGGCGTCGAGCAGCGAGCGGGTGATGGCATTGAAGTCCTCGCTATCGGGCAGGCTCTCGGCGTCGGCGTGCCAGGCCTCGACCACCGTGGCGAGCAGCCCCTCGGGCATCGCAAGCTCGCCGGCGGTCTGGCGGGCCAGGCGCAGGTCCTTGCGCATCAGGCCCATGGTGAAGCCCGAGTCGAAGCCCTCGGAGAGGATCCAGCGCGGGAAGTTGACCTCGCTGACGGCGCTGCGCCCGGAGCCGCTGTTCAGGCCCTGCAGGCAGGCTTCGGGGTCGACGCCGGCGCGGCTCGCCATGGCCACGGCCTCGGCGGTGGTCAGCAGGTGGGCGGCGCACAGGTAGTTGTTGGCGAGCTTGACCACGTGGCCGCTGCCGGGACCGCCGACGTGGGTGGCCCTGGCCGAGAGGGCGTCGAGCACGGGTTGAAGCCTTGCTACGGTGGCGGCGCTGCCGCCCAGCAGCATGCCGAGCTGGCCGCTGATGGCGCCGGCCGGGCCGCCGCTCACCGGGGCGTCGAGCCACTCGAGACCCTTGGCCTCGACCTCCGCGGCGAGCCGGCGGGTCACGCCAGGGTCGCTCGTCGAGGTGTCCATGATCACGCTGCCGGCCGGCGCGAGGTCGAGCAGGCCCGGGGATGCCTTCAGCACGCGCTCGACGTGGGCCGAGGTGGGGAGTGACAGCAGGTAGACATCGCTCTCGCCCAGGGCCTCCGGGGGCTGGGTGGCGATGCCCTCGTCGGCGAGGCGGTGGCGGGCGTCGGCGTCGATGTCGCTGCCCTGCACGGTGAAGCCGGCGCGATGCAGGGTCAGGGCCATGCCGCGGCCCATGTTGCCGAGGCCGATGACGGTAACGGTGAGAGTCATGAGGCGCTCCTCGAGTTGGTCGGTAGCGAAGGGGGCGTCAGGGAAAAGACGCGGCGGTCGGGCGCAGGGGGGCCGACCCGGCCGGGCGGAGCGTCCGGCCGGCCAGGCAGGCGTGAGGGGGCGGCGCCGCTCGGCGGGGAGCGGCGGGAATCAGCCCGCGGGGGGAGCGCCGAGCAGCTGGCGCACCAGCGCTACCCAGTAGTCGACGCCGAGCGGGGTGAGCCGGTCGTCGAAGTCGTAGTGGGGGTTGTGCAGCGCCGCGCTCTCCTCGCCGTTGCCGAGCCAGATATAGGCGCCGGGGCGGGCGTTGAGCATGAAGGCGAAGTCCTCGGAGGCCATGCTCGGCGGCAGGTCGCGGTGGACCCGGGTGATGCCGGGCAGCGACTCGAGCGCCGCGGCGCAGCGCTCGGCGTGCTCGGGCACGTTGATGGTCGCCGGGTAGCGGGGCTGGTAGTCGAGATCCGCGCTCAGGCCGTGGAACTGGGCCAGCGACGCGACGGCCTCCTCGAAGCGCCCCTGCAGGTGCGCGCGCAGCGGCTCGTCGAAGCAGCGCAGGGTGCCGCGCAGCTCCACGGTCTCGGGAATGACGTTGAAGGCGTCGCCGGCGTGGAACTGGGTCACGCTCAGCACCGCCGTCTGGTGGGCCGGCGTCTCGCGGCTGATCAGCCCTTGCAGCTGGGTGACCAGCTGGCAGGCGGCGAGGATCGCATCGGTGCCCAGGTGCGGCATGGCGGCGTGGCAGCCGTGGCCGGTGAGGGTGAGGGTGAAGACGTCGAAGGCCGCCATCACCGCGGTGTCGTGCACCGCCGCCTCGCCGACGGCGAGCCCCGGCCAGTTGTGGACGCCGTAGACGGCCTCCATGGGGAAGCGCTCGAAGAGCCCCTCCTCGACCATCACCCGGCCGCCGCCCTCGCTCTCCTCGGCGGGCTGGAAGATGAAGTGGACGCGGCCGGCGAAGTCGGGGTCGCGGGCCAGCCGACAGGCGGCGCCGAGCAGCATGGTGGTGTGGCCGTCGTGGCCGCAGGCGTGCATCTTGCCGGGCACCTGCGAGGCGTGGTCGGCGTCGTTAAGCTCGGTGACGTCGAGGGCGTCGATGTCGGCGCGCAGGCCGATGCTCGGCCCCGGCCCGCGCCGCCCCTCCAGGGTGGCGACGATGCCGGTGCCGCCGCCGAGGCCGGTGACGATCTCGAGGCCCGCTTCGGTGAGGCGCTCGGCGATGCGCCGGCTGGTGCGGTGCTCCTCGAAGGCGGTCTCCGGGTGTCGGTGGAAGTCCTGGCGCCAGGCACGCAGGGTATCGGCGTCGGGGTAGGTGGTCTCGGTCATGGTCGGGCTCACAGCAGCAGGTCGGCGATCAGGGCGGAGGCGAGGAAGGTGCCGGTGAAGACCAGCATGGCGATGATCACGAGCTTCCAGCCCGCCTGGCGGAACATGCCGAGCTCGCGGGGCGTCAGCGCCAGGCCGGCGTAGGCCAGCACCGGGGTCACGATGGCCAGGAAGTTGACGGCGGCGAGCTGCTCGGTCAGCCAGGCGCTGCCCGGGAACCAGGGCAGCGTCATCACGATGCTGACCAGCGACACCCAGGCGACGCCCGGCAGGTAGAAGGGGGCGAAGCGCGTGATCACCAGGCCGATCATGGTCATGGCGTAGAGGATCAGCATGCCCGGCAGGGCGGTAAGCAGGTCGGTGCCGTTGACCGTGTTGGCCACCCAGCCCACCGCGCAGGCCGCGGCCATGGCCAGGGCGGTCTTCGGCAGGTCGCGCTCGGGACGCTCCTCCTGCGGGGCGTCATCGACGCTCGGCGCGCCGGTCACCTGGGCGCCCACGGCCTGCACGCGGCGCTTGCCGGAGAGCAGGCCATAGAGCTTCTCGGCCAGCGGCAGGGCGATGAACAGCGACAGGTAGAGGCCGGTGGCGTAGGTCATCAGGTTGCTGGCGCCGGCGAAGGCCATCAGCTCGTCCTTCAGCTCGGGCAGGGTGCCGGCGATGGCCGCCGAGCAGGCCGCGACCATGCTGCCGCTGCCGACGCCGCAGGCCATGGCCAGGGCGCGCGGGTCGAAGAGCTCCAGCGAGGTGAGGTAGCCGGCCATCAGCGCGAACCACAGGGTGCCGAACATGGTGCCCACCACGTAGGTGCCCATCACGCCGACGCCCTCCGGGCCCTTGAGGCCGTACTTGTCGGAGAT includes the following:
- a CDS encoding aldehyde dehydrogenase family protein, whose protein sequence is MSNTLTQRARDAIAPLLDAYGIDPAAPAANWIAGRLVPGDGEAIPLIDPVTGAPLLSYQDAGQALVEQAIEAATAAQAEWMALSASERGRRLQDAARGLEGHEEALARLESLIAGKPVGDCRGEVAKVREMFEYYAGWCDKQHGEVIDVPTSHLNYVQRIPYGVVGQITPWNAPMFTCGWQLAPALAAGNAAVLKPSELTPLTSVLIAMLVERGGRLPAGLIGIVNGLGHTTGQALTAHPDIAKLVFVGSPETGRRIAEAGAQRLVPSVLELGGKSANIVFDDAALDDAVAGAQAAIFAGAGQSCVAGSRLLLQESLLPAFTERLARAAEAIAVGLPTDDATRMGPLQNAAQYRRVHALIEEALAQGATLLTGGQAPAGLPAETADGYFLAPTILTDVTPEMTIANEEVFGPVLVVMTFRDEQEAVALANATRFGLAGAVWSRDTARALRIAHQLRAGTVWVNSYKTINVMSPFGGLGESGYGRSSGLDGLREYTLPRSVWVETAAQATAAMGYGDGQAAPERAR
- a CDS encoding NAD(P)-dependent oxidoreductase, which gives rise to MTLTVTVIGLGNMGRGMALTLHRAGFTVQGSDIDADARHRLADEGIATQPPEALGESDVYLLSLPTSAHVERVLKASPGLLDLAPAGSVIMDTSTSDPGVTRRLAAEVEAKGLEWLDAPVSGGPAGAISGQLGMLLGGSAATVARLQPVLDALSARATHVGGPGSGHVVKLANNYLCAAHLLTTAEAVAMASRAGVDPEACLQGLNSGSGRSAVSEVNFPRWILSEGFDSGFTMGLMRKDLRLARQTAGELAMPEGLLATVVEAWHADAESLPDSEDFNAITRSLLDAARRYAANAQQSATTAYSEETSS
- a CDS encoding M20 aminoacylase family protein, yielding MTETTYPDADTLRAWRQDFHRHPETAFEEHRTSRRIAERLTEAGLEIVTGLGGGTGIVATLEGRRGPGPSIGLRADIDALDVTELNDADHASQVPGKMHACGHDGHTTMLLGAACRLARDPDFAGRVHFIFQPAEESEGGGRVMVEEGLFERFPMEAVYGVHNWPGLAVGEAAVHDTAVMAAFDVFTLTLTGHGCHAAMPHLGTDAILAACQLVTQLQGLISRETPAHQTAVLSVTQFHAGDAFNVIPETVELRGTLRCFDEPLRAHLQGRFEEAVASLAQFHGLSADLDYQPRYPATINVPEHAERCAAALESLPGITRVHRDLPPSMASEDFAFMLNARPGAYIWLGNGEESAALHNPHYDFDDRLTPLGVDYWVALVRQLLGAPPAG
- a CDS encoding DUF3100 domain-containing protein; translation: MSLSSLLDWRLHALVVMTALLSELIGIQRLPLGPGTLLLLPLFYAFILGVLLNPNVTRTAGKLVPARVSHAAGPLILLSIMPFIARFGSTIGPAIEDLIDAGPALILQELGNLGTMLIAMPLAVLVFKMGREAIGATYSIAREPNIAVISDKYGLKGPEGVGVMGTYVVGTMFGTLWFALMAGYLTSLELFDPRALAMACGVGSGSMVAACSAAIAGTLPELKDELMAFAGASNLMTYATGLYLSLFIALPLAEKLYGLLSGKRRVQAVGAQVTGAPSVDDAPQEERPERDLPKTALAMAAACAVGWVANTVNGTDLLTALPGMLILYAMTMIGLVITRFAPFYLPGVAWVSLVSIVMTLPWFPGSAWLTEQLAAVNFLAIVTPVLAYAGLALTPRELGMFRQAGWKLVIIAMLVFTGTFLASALIADLLL